A region from the Desulfomarina profundi genome encodes:
- a CDS encoding vWA domain-containing protein — MSTSHFRTLPVILAASLCLYAGCTTSTQNKNRIELEERVQRPALQPSPPPVSLAKIANPAALVMMDNTMEPNVVNSAEKMMFYPYPEEIRQQFQTESYNHLEENSFILTTNDPLSTFSIDVDTASYSNIRRFIQSGHLPPVGAVRVEEMINYFTYDYPEPDSGLFSITAEAGPCPWKQENRLVRIGIKAKDMNTATLPPSNLVFLIDVSGSMDRENKLGLVKKSLSLLVDQLDKDDRVAIVVYAGSDRVVLPPTPCDRKKVIKKAINTLTSGGATHGSKGILTAYELAARSFLPGGNNRVILASDGDFNVGVTSRGELERLISEKRASGIFLTTLGFGMGNFHDDTMEILADKGNGNYSYIDSLLEAKKVLVKERAGTLFTLASDVKIQVEFNPAAVGAYRLIGYENRILNDEDFNDDRKDAGEIGAGHRVTALYEIIPAGSKTLPSVDPLKYRKTTPLLKENLSKELLTVKLRFKPLHSRTSRLIDHVLTREQPASQPSTDFRFTSAVAGFGLLLKHSEYGAHLDYRTLIDLARSGKGEDREGYRSEFIRLLEMSEMITPTPGEKK; from the coding sequence ATGTCTACATCACATTTCAGGACCTTGCCTGTTATTCTTGCCGCATCGCTTTGCCTCTATGCGGGCTGCACAACTTCCACACAGAATAAGAACAGAATCGAGTTGGAGGAAAGAGTGCAGCGCCCTGCTCTGCAACCCTCCCCTCCCCCGGTATCGCTTGCAAAAATAGCCAATCCGGCCGCGTTGGTAATGATGGATAATACCATGGAACCTAATGTTGTCAATTCAGCTGAAAAAATGATGTTTTATCCATATCCCGAGGAGATCAGACAACAATTTCAAACAGAATCTTATAATCACCTGGAGGAAAATAGCTTCATTCTTACAACCAACGACCCCCTGTCAACATTTTCCATTGACGTGGACACAGCCTCCTACAGCAATATCAGAAGGTTCATCCAGAGTGGTCACCTTCCACCCGTCGGTGCCGTTCGGGTTGAGGAAATGATTAATTATTTTACATATGATTATCCCGAACCGGACTCCGGCCTTTTTTCCATAACAGCGGAAGCCGGTCCATGCCCGTGGAAACAGGAGAACAGACTTGTACGAATCGGAATAAAGGCAAAGGATATGAACACAGCGACTCTACCGCCGTCCAATCTTGTCTTTCTAATAGATGTCTCCGGATCAATGGATCGGGAAAACAAACTCGGTCTTGTAAAAAAATCACTCTCCCTGCTGGTCGACCAGCTGGACAAAGATGACAGGGTGGCTATTGTCGTCTATGCCGGAAGTGACAGAGTAGTTCTTCCCCCCACACCCTGCGACAGGAAAAAGGTAATAAAAAAGGCCATAAACACCCTTACCTCCGGGGGAGCGACCCACGGATCAAAAGGTATCCTGACCGCCTATGAGCTCGCGGCCCGCAGTTTCCTGCCCGGCGGCAATAACCGTGTCATTCTTGCCTCTGACGGTGATTTCAATGTGGGTGTTACCTCCCGGGGGGAACTCGAGCGTCTTATCAGTGAAAAACGCGCCTCAGGTATCTTTCTCACTACTCTCGGTTTCGGTATGGGTAATTTTCACGACGATACCATGGAAATTCTGGCAGACAAGGGGAACGGAAATTACAGCTATATAGACTCCCTTCTCGAAGCTAAAAAGGTTCTGGTCAAGGAAAGGGCCGGAACCCTTTTTACCCTGGCAAGTGATGTCAAAATCCAGGTCGAATTTAATCCGGCAGCGGTGGGAGCCTACCGGCTGATAGGTTACGAAAACCGGATCCTGAATGATGAGGATTTCAATGATGACAGAAAAGATGCCGGTGAGATCGGTGCAGGCCACAGGGTTACGGCCCTTTATGAAATAATCCCGGCGGGGTCAAAAACTCTCCCCTCGGTTGATCCGCTCAAATACCGAAAAACCACGCCGCTCTTGAAAGAAAACCTCTCAAAAGAGCTCCTCACCGTCAAGCTCCGCTTTAAACCATTGCACAGCCGGACGTCAAGGCTGATTGATCATGTACTCACCAGGGAACAACCTGCCTCACAACCCAGTACAGATTTTCGGTTTACCTCTGCCGTTGCAGGATTTGGTCTGCTGCTGAAACATTCAGAGTACGGTGCTCACCTGGACTACAGAACCCTCATAGACCTTGCCAGAAGTGGAAAAGGGGAAGACAGGGAAGGATACCGGTCTGAATTCATTCGACTTCTCGAAATGAGTGAAATGATTACACCCACACCGGGAGAAAAGAAATGA
- a CDS encoding antibiotic biosynthesis monooxygenase family protein: MTVKIFIKRKVSADSILELTILLKKLRSLTLSQSGYIYGETLRRVDADNECMVISTWRSLDDWNKWLHNEQRIEIQNEIDRLLGETTEYSVYEV; the protein is encoded by the coding sequence ATGACAGTCAAAATCTTCATCAAAAGAAAAGTCTCAGCTGACAGTATCCTTGAATTGACGATCCTGCTGAAGAAACTTCGTAGCCTCACCTTGAGTCAATCGGGATATATTTATGGTGAAACCCTTCGACGAGTGGATGCGGACAATGAATGTATGGTTATCAGCACATGGCGTTCACTGGATGATTGGAACAAATGGCTCCACAATGAACAAAGGATTGAAATTCAAAATGAAATAGACAGACTTCTTGGTGAAACAACCGAGTACTCCGTGTATGAAGTCTGA
- a CDS encoding OadG family transporter subunit, which yields MIIEGVKLMFVGMTTVLLFLSLMILLIQFVSFLTRDATARELEAIQKERELQSLKRKKKKEASADSDEDIAVIAAAIAAFEAERFART from the coding sequence ATGATTATTGAAGGTGTTAAACTGATGTTTGTCGGCATGACGACCGTCCTGCTCTTCCTTTCCCTGATGATCCTGCTCATTCAATTTGTATCCTTTCTCACCCGGGATGCCACAGCCCGGGAACTGGAGGCAATACAAAAAGAAAGAGAACTCCAATCTCTCAAAAGAAAAAAGAAAAAAGAAGCTTCCGCTGACAGCGACGAGGATATTGCTGTTATTGCAGCCGCAATTGCAGCCTTTGAAGCCGAACGTTTTGCACGGACATAG
- a CDS encoding biotin/lipoyl-containing protein encodes MDTSFRDGFQSVFGARVLTDDFLPAVKASVDAGITNIEAGGGARFQSLFFYCGESAFDMMDRFRSEVGPDVALQTLARGINVVALSQCPRDIIDLHAKMFKKHGMTTIRNFDALNDVRNLEYSGERIAHHGLNHQVVVSMMDLPPGCTGAHTAEFYMDRLKQILDADIPFHSICFKDASGTSNPKKVFETFKAARKLVSDDTILWFHTHDTAGLAISQNLAAIEGGADGIDLAKAPVSGGTCQADILSMIHALKGTDFTLDLDYEKILVATEAFEKAMKEYFFPPEAKMVSPTVTLSPMPGGALTANTMMMRDTGTLHLYADVIKEMSEVVRLGGFGTSVTPVSQFYFQQAYLNVTQGKWKKINPSYGNMVLGYFGRTPAPPDPEIIKIASEQLGKPVFTEDPLDILEPGIPKATKILEENNLPVNDENIFIIASCEQKGLDFLLGNAVTNIRKITDEKPADKKSSKTTAPAAPAPMGPRDYTITVNNRPYNVTVSEAGGIKAAPAAPAPVADDGVEGTEVEAPTPGNVVKILVEVGSTVETDQPLVILEAMKMESEVKSPCSGKVLAIHISAGDTVQSSDPLFTIG; translated from the coding sequence ATGGATACGTCCTTTCGGGACGGATTTCAGTCTGTTTTCGGAGCCAGGGTTTTAACCGATGACTTTCTCCCGGCGGTCAAAGCTTCCGTTGATGCCGGTATTACCAATATCGAGGCAGGAGGCGGAGCCCGGTTTCAGTCCCTTTTCTTTTACTGTGGAGAGTCGGCGTTTGACATGATGGACCGCTTCAGAAGCGAAGTCGGACCGGATGTTGCTCTGCAGACCCTTGCCCGCGGAATCAATGTTGTTGCCCTGAGCCAGTGCCCCAGGGATATCATTGATCTTCATGCCAAAATGTTCAAAAAACACGGTATGACCACCATCAGAAACTTTGACGCACTCAATGATGTCCGCAACCTTGAGTACTCTGGAGAACGAATTGCTCACCACGGGCTGAATCACCAGGTTGTAGTCTCCATGATGGATCTTCCTCCGGGCTGCACAGGCGCACATACAGCAGAATTTTACATGGACAGACTGAAACAGATCCTCGACGCGGATATTCCTTTTCACTCCATCTGTTTCAAGGATGCATCGGGAACCTCCAATCCGAAAAAAGTATTTGAAACATTCAAAGCAGCCCGTAAACTGGTTTCCGATGATACTATTCTCTGGTTCCACACCCATGATACGGCCGGCCTTGCCATTTCCCAGAACCTTGCCGCAATTGAAGGTGGGGCCGATGGAATTGACCTTGCCAAGGCCCCGGTAAGCGGTGGAACCTGCCAGGCTGATATCCTTTCAATGATTCATGCTCTCAAAGGTACTGATTTCACGCTGGATCTCGATTACGAAAAGATCCTGGTAGCCACGGAAGCCTTTGAAAAGGCAATGAAAGAATACTTCTTCCCGCCTGAAGCTAAAATGGTATCCCCCACCGTCACACTGTCTCCCATGCCAGGCGGAGCCCTGACGGCAAACACTATGATGATGCGTGACACAGGGACCCTGCATCTCTATGCGGATGTTATTAAAGAAATGTCGGAAGTTGTTCGCCTGGGAGGATTCGGTACCTCGGTCACCCCCGTATCCCAGTTTTATTTCCAGCAGGCTTATCTCAATGTCACCCAGGGTAAATGGAAAAAAATCAACCCCAGTTACGGTAACATGGTACTCGGGTATTTTGGTCGTACTCCTGCTCCTCCTGATCCGGAAATCATCAAAATCGCCTCTGAGCAACTGGGAAAACCGGTTTTCACTGAAGATCCCCTTGATATTCTTGAGCCGGGTATTCCCAAAGCCACCAAAATTCTTGAGGAAAATAACCTGCCGGTCAACGATGAAAACATCTTTATCATTGCCAGCTGCGAACAGAAAGGCCTTGATTTTCTCCTGGGCAACGCTGTCACCAATATCAGAAAGATTACCGACGAGAAACCGGCTGACAAGAAGAGCAGCAAAACCACTGCTCCCGCAGCACCGGCTCCAATGGGCCCCCGTGACTACACCATCACCGTGAATAACCGTCCCTACAATGTGACGGTTTCAGAGGCAGGTGGTATCAAGGCGGCTCCCGCAGCACCGGCTCCTGTCGCAGACGATGGGGTTGAAGGGACAGAAGTTGAAGCGCCAACTCCCGGTAATGTTGTAAAAATACTGGTCGAAGTCGGTAGCACTGTTGAAACGGACCAACCCCTGGTTATCCTCGAAGCCATGAAGATGGAATCAGAAGTAAAATCACCCTGCTCAGGCAAGGTTCTTGCGATACACATTTCAGCCGGAGATACGGTCCAGAGTTCCGACCCGCTCTTCACCATCGGTTAA
- a CDS encoding sodium ion-translocating decarboxylase subunit beta, which yields MPVTSKGSTLPSISSLGQNLYKTTGIYGIIQGQFTKDWTVGIGRVLMMLVGLLLVYLGIFKKFEPLLLIPIGYGAILSNIPLAGIAEPGGILFYIYEVGIMTGVFPLIIFMGVGALTDFGPMIANPKTILLGGAAQFGIFTTLLGALFLTDLIPGINFSLRDAASIGIIGGADGPTAIFLSSQLSPRLLGSIAIAAYSYMALVPLIQPPIMKWLTTKEEREIKMVQLRHVSKMEKIILPLTVLGLCAALLPSAAPLIGMFMLGNLAKECGVIDRLSDTIKNSLMYIVTIFLGLGVGSKLSADKFLNVETLGILALGMIAFCIGTAAGVLLAKLMNKISKTPVNPLIGAAGVSAVPMAARVVNKVGLEANPQNHLIMHAMGANVSGVIGSAVAAGVLLALL from the coding sequence ATGCCGGTTACTTCAAAAGGCAGTACGCTGCCTTCCATTTCCAGTCTTGGCCAAAACCTGTATAAAACCACTGGTATTTATGGCATTATCCAGGGACAGTTCACCAAGGACTGGACAGTGGGAATCGGCCGTGTACTGATGATGCTCGTGGGTCTGCTACTGGTCTACCTGGGAATTTTCAAAAAGTTCGAACCACTGCTTCTTATTCCCATTGGCTATGGTGCCATCCTTTCCAATATCCCGCTGGCAGGGATTGCCGAACCCGGCGGTATTCTCTTTTATATCTATGAAGTCGGAATAATGACGGGTGTTTTCCCTCTCATTATTTTCATGGGTGTCGGTGCTCTCACCGATTTCGGTCCCATGATCGCCAACCCGAAAACTATCCTTCTGGGTGGTGCAGCCCAATTTGGTATTTTTACTACCCTGCTTGGAGCACTTTTTCTGACCGATCTCATCCCCGGAATCAATTTTTCCCTCCGGGACGCAGCCTCAATAGGTATTATCGGTGGTGCGGATGGCCCCACGGCTATTTTTCTCTCCAGTCAGCTCTCTCCACGACTGCTGGGTTCCATTGCCATTGCAGCTTACTCCTATATGGCACTGGTTCCTCTTATTCAACCACCGATCATGAAGTGGTTGACCACAAAAGAGGAACGGGAGATCAAGATGGTTCAGCTCCGCCATGTGTCAAAAATGGAAAAAATAATTCTGCCGCTGACAGTGCTCGGCCTCTGCGCCGCACTGCTGCCTTCAGCAGCACCCCTGATCGGTATGTTCATGCTGGGTAATCTTGCCAAGGAATGCGGTGTAATTGACCGGCTGTCGGATACCATCAAAAATTCCCTGATGTATATAGTCACCATCTTTCTTGGCCTGGGAGTAGGCAGCAAGCTTTCGGCTGATAAGTTCCTCAATGTGGAAACGCTGGGCATTCTTGCACTCGGCATGATCGCTTTCTGCATAGGTACTGCCGCCGGTGTTCTTCTTGCCAAACTCATGAACAAAATCTCTAAAACTCCGGTCAATCCGCTGATCGGTGCAGCCGGCGTTTCCGCCGTACCAATGGCTGCACGGGTTGTCAACAAAGTCGGTCTTGAGGCCAATCCCCAGAACCATCTTATCATGCATGCCATGGGGGCCAATGTTTCAGGTGTCATCGGTTCGGCTGTTGCTGCAGGTGTATTGCTGGCATTGTTGTAA